One Dokdonia sp. Dokd-P16 genomic window carries:
- a CDS encoding ATP-dependent Clp protease adaptor ClpS, with translation MSNQEKYQEDVDVLTEETPSHEIILYNDEVNTFDHVINTLIYACDHEENQAHQCALLVHYKGKCSVKSGEYKDLEPRCSKLLQAGLSAEIV, from the coding sequence ATGAGTAATCAAGAAAAATATCAAGAAGACGTAGACGTACTAACAGAAGAAACTCCATCACACGAGATTATTCTGTATAATGATGAAGTAAATACTTTTGACCACGTGATAAATACGCTTATTTATGCATGTGATCACGAGGAGAATCAAGCACATCAATGTGCGCTACTAGTACATTACAAAGGAAAATGCTCTGTAAAGTCTGGTGAGTATAAAGATCTAGAGCCTCGATGCTCAAAACTTTTACAAGCAGGACTAAGTGCAGAAATTGTATAA